AGGCATAAGATTAAATAATGCATTGACTATATTGGCATAGACAAAGGCTTGGGTAAAAAAATATGACGCAGGGATAAGCCACCAAACAGCCGTAAAAATAATAGCAACCACAAGGTTGGTAACAGGTCCGAAAGCCGCAATTTTTATTTCATCAGAAGGCTTGATGCCGTCCATAGTACCGCTAATAACCGCACCGTAAGGCATAAGTTTGATATCATCCAAAACATAGCCGTATTTTTCTGCTATAGTAGAATGTCCTATTTCATGAATAACTACGGTTACAAAATACGATAAAAAATCATAGCCATGTCCAAGTACCGTCATCAAAAGACCAAGCAAAATAAAAAGCGGATGTATATGAAGCTTTAATCCCATTGTACCTCTGCATTTATGTCTTTAATTGCGGCTTTATCAACTGTCAAAAAGAATTTTAGCTGACGATTATTGTTAACAATTCCTATGGGGAAATTTTTATTTACTGTTTGCCCTATTTTGACTCCTACAAACTCTAAGCCTTCATATCTTGATATAGTGTTG
Above is a window of Clostridia bacterium DNA encoding:
- a CDS encoding site-2 protease family protein; this translates as MGLKLHIHPLFILLGLLMTVLGHGYDFLSYFVTVVIHEIGHSTIAEKYGYVLDDIKLMPYGAVISGTMDGIKPSDEIKIAAFGPVTNLVVAIIFTAVWWLIPASYFFTQAFVYANIVNALFNLMP